One genomic window of bacterium includes the following:
- a CDS encoding serine/threonine protein kinase: MGLSSGSQLGPYVILETIGTGGMGEVYRTHDPRIGRDVAVKLLSPSFVEDKVHQRRFEQEARAAGALNHPNIVVLHDVGTNDGCPYLVNELLEGETLRDRLRNSPLSVKKALEYSVQITQGLAAAHEKGIVHRDLKPENIFITKDGRLKILDFGLAKLMRPHGSVSKTSLLSSTQFP, from the coding sequence ATGGGTTTATCTTCAGGTTCGCAGCTCGGTCCATACGTAATTCTGGAAACAATCGGAACAGGTGGAATGGGCGAAGTCTACCGCACTCACGATCCCAGAATTGGCCGTGACGTCGCCGTTAAGTTACTCTCTCCTTCCTTTGTAGAAGACAAAGTGCACCAGCGAAGATTTGAACAGGAAGCGCGAGCAGCAGGAGCGCTCAATCATCCTAATATTGTAGTACTTCACGATGTGGGCACGAATGATGGTTGTCCGTATCTTGTGAATGAACTGCTTGAAGGAGAAACTCTTCGGGACCGTTTGAGAAATTCGCCACTTTCGGTAAAGAAAGCGCTGGAATACTCGGTTCAGATCACGCAGGGATTGGCTGCTGCTCATGAGAAAGGAATCGTTCATCGCGATTTGAAGCCAGAAAATATTTTCATTACAAAAGATGGCAGGCTGAAGATTCTGGATTTCGGGCTTGCCAAGCTGATGCGGCCGCATGGATCCGTATCAAAAACCAGTTTGCTGAGTTCCACACAGTTCCCTTGA
- a CDS encoding NAD(P)/FAD-dependent oxidoreductase: protein MSYDVVVIGSGPNGLSAAIEVAQAGLTVCVLEANDRIGGGVRAEELTLPGYLHDVCSAIHPMAILSPFFQKLQLKQFGLQWIFSPAAVAHPLPDGSAAILYKDINRTIENLGNDANRWHDLFAPFTRSPFALFSEILRPIRIPQRPFLMAKFGQLALRSCVDLVHHNFSNQHARALFAGCAGHSSLQLEAKGSASFGLALAIAGHAVGWPLPAGGSQKIADALAACLWKSGSEIKTGHKVNSLRDLPQARCYIFDVTPRQLLSITENALPSRYRHKLSVFKYGPGVFKMDWALSAPIPWKNPDCLQAATVHVGGTLEEIAQAEAEVWQNKHPEHPFVLVAQQSLFDSSRAPAGKHTAWGYCHVPNGSNFDMAEKIERQIERFAPGFRDVILNRHTMSTAQLEAHNANLVGGDIAGGANSLRQFLARPTLRWNPYATPNSKIFICSSSTPPGGGVHGMCGYLAARTALRRVFRK, encoded by the coding sequence ATGAGCTACGACGTTGTCGTTATTGGATCGGGCCCTAATGGATTGAGCGCAGCCATTGAAGTGGCTCAGGCAGGATTAACGGTATGCGTGCTCGAAGCGAATGACAGAATTGGGGGAGGCGTAAGAGCGGAAGAGTTAACGCTTCCCGGCTATTTGCATGATGTATGCTCCGCAATTCATCCGATGGCAATCCTTTCTCCCTTTTTTCAAAAACTGCAATTAAAACAATTCGGGCTTCAGTGGATTTTTTCTCCTGCAGCAGTCGCTCATCCGCTGCCGGATGGTTCTGCGGCGATTTTGTACAAAGACATCAACCGGACAATCGAGAATTTGGGAAATGATGCGAACAGGTGGCATGACCTGTTCGCTCCATTCACTCGATCCCCTTTTGCGCTTTTTTCTGAGATTCTGCGGCCGATCAGAATTCCACAAAGACCATTTTTGATGGCGAAGTTCGGACAACTTGCGCTGCGATCCTGTGTGGATCTCGTCCATCACAATTTTTCGAATCAGCATGCGCGCGCGCTTTTTGCCGGATGTGCCGGACATTCATCTTTGCAGCTGGAAGCAAAAGGAAGCGCTTCCTTTGGTCTGGCTCTGGCAATTGCAGGCCATGCTGTCGGTTGGCCTTTACCTGCCGGCGGTTCGCAGAAAATTGCAGACGCGCTTGCGGCCTGTTTGTGGAAATCAGGGAGTGAAATCAAGACCGGGCACAAAGTGAACTCCCTGCGAGATCTACCTCAAGCCCGCTGCTACATATTTGATGTGACACCGAGGCAACTTCTGAGCATTACTGAGAACGCTCTCCCCTCTCGTTATCGCCACAAATTATCGGTATTCAAATACGGCCCTGGAGTTTTCAAAATGGATTGGGCGCTGAGCGCTCCCATTCCCTGGAAAAATCCGGATTGCCTGCAAGCTGCTACTGTTCATGTGGGCGGGACTTTGGAAGAGATTGCGCAGGCAGAAGCGGAAGTATGGCAAAACAAACATCCGGAGCATCCCTTTGTTTTAGTCGCACAACAAAGTTTGTTCGACAGCAGCAGGGCTCCCGCCGGCAAACACACAGCATGGGGATACTGCCATGTTCCGAATGGATCGAATTTCGACATGGCAGAAAAGATAGAGCGGCAGATCGAAAGATTTGCGCCTGGTTTTCGGGATGTGATTCTCAATCGCCATACGATGTCTACAGCGCAGCTCGAAGCGCACAACGCGAATCTTGTCGGTGGAGACATTGCCGGTGGTGCAAACAGTCTCCGGCAATTTCTAGCAAGGCCAACACTACGATGGAATCCCTACGCGACTCCAAATTCCAAAATCTTTATTTGCTCTTCTTCTACACCCCCCGGTGGAGGCGTTCATGGAATGTGCGGCTACCTGGCAGCTCGCACAGCGCTTAGAAGAGTTTTCCGGAAGTAA
- a CDS encoding NAD(P)/FAD-dependent oxidoreductase, translating to MEKPRVVIIGAGFAGLYAARELCNEAVRVTILDRSNHHLFQPLLYQVATTGLSPGDIAQPIRHVFRKCRNIEVLLAGVERVDVPARTVHYRGGEILYDFLIVATGATHAYFGHEDWAQIAPGLKTLEDAVQIRRMFLTAFEEAEKARDPKKATALLNFVIVGAGPTGVELAGTMSEMSRRVLSREFRHINPASAKILLLEGGPRVLPAYSERLSASAQKQLEKLGVEVWTNSLVTRLEPDAVYIGEKRIETHRIFWAAGVAASPLGRTLGTELDRTGRVRVTPDLTVKDHPEIFVVGDLASLTDGEGKQVPGVAPAAIQMGRYAAKQILAISKNRPKQSAFVYKDKGSLATIGRAAAIGSRGKMEFSGFIAWLGWLLIHIFFLIGFRNRLFVLLQWAWSYIGLRTSARLITYYEGTVETETKVR from the coding sequence ATGGAGAAACCCCGCGTTGTGATCATCGGAGCAGGATTTGCGGGACTGTATGCAGCGAGGGAATTGTGCAATGAGGCTGTTCGCGTGACAATTCTCGATCGGAGCAACCATCATCTGTTTCAGCCGTTGCTATACCAGGTAGCAACCACCGGTTTGTCACCAGGTGATATTGCGCAGCCGATCCGCCACGTTTTCCGGAAATGCAGAAACATCGAGGTGTTGTTGGCAGGAGTGGAACGCGTTGATGTTCCGGCACGAACCGTCCACTACCGTGGCGGCGAAATCTTGTACGATTTTCTAATTGTCGCAACTGGCGCAACGCACGCTTATTTTGGGCATGAAGATTGGGCGCAAATTGCTCCTGGTTTGAAGACGCTGGAAGATGCGGTGCAGATCCGACGAATGTTTCTCACGGCGTTTGAAGAGGCTGAAAAAGCACGTGATCCCAAGAAAGCAACTGCTCTCTTGAATTTCGTGATCGTAGGAGCGGGACCCACCGGAGTGGAGCTGGCCGGAACAATGAGTGAAATGTCCAGACGAGTTTTGTCGCGAGAATTTCGCCACATCAATCCGGCATCCGCAAAAATTTTGTTGCTGGAAGGCGGACCGCGTGTTCTTCCGGCGTATTCAGAACGACTTTCTGCGAGCGCGCAGAAACAACTTGAAAAACTGGGAGTGGAGGTTTGGACAAATTCACTCGTGACTCGACTGGAACCGGATGCTGTTTACATCGGTGAAAAACGGATCGAAACGCATCGTATTTTTTGGGCAGCAGGGGTGGCTGCATCGCCTCTTGGCCGTACTCTGGGAACTGAGCTTGACAGGACAGGGCGGGTGAGAGTCACTCCGGACCTTACGGTGAAGGACCATCCCGAAATTTTTGTGGTGGGTGATTTGGCTTCATTGACCGATGGTGAAGGCAAACAGGTCCCTGGCGTTGCTCCTGCAGCAATTCAAATGGGACGTTACGCGGCAAAACAAATTCTCGCGATCAGTAAAAATCGTCCTAAACAATCGGCGTTCGTTTACAAAGACAAAGGGAGTCTTGCCACGATTGGTAGAGCGGCCGCGATCGGCAGTCGCGGGAAAATGGAATTCTCCGGTTTCATTGCCTGGCTGGGCTGGCTACTCATTCACATTTTCTTCCTGATTGGCTTCCGGAACCGTCTATTCGTGCTTCTGCAGTGGGCGTGGTCCTACATCGGACTTCGAACAAGTGCCCGCCTGATCACCTATTATGAAGGCACGGTGGAAACAGAAACCAAGGTTCGCTAA